gtttcgacaatgCATTTGTTTTCAATTACTAGAATAGGATTGCATGCCACATCATGACAAAGTGAACATTCAATTCATGAATGAACACTAGTCATAATCTAAGTGGATAGCTTGAATCTATGTGTACGGGGATCTCATTCTCTAATGAATCTTAGTCCTTGCACAATTTGCTATAGATTCGTACATTCCCTCTCTCGAGGGTGAATCATCTTGTCTCATGATAATTCACTCTCATTTGATCTTTGGATCATCCATTTGACTTGTGGCTATTGTTTTGTGTGGTTGATTGTGTGCTAGCCATGAACTCAAATGGGGCCTAAATGTTCGACCATTCCTTTCCCTCCAACTCCCATCAAAAGTTTGTGAAAAATTGAATCTCTTCAAAATTCCCGGTGCAATTCCCTTAAAAAATTCATTTCCAAAAGTTTGCAAAATGTTTTCATCAAAATTCCAGCAAAAATCCTCCCTTTTTGGTGCTTagatgccaaagggggagaagaTTTATCCTTTTATTTATTATGGTCGATCATGAGTGGTTTTTATTTGTATGAGAGATATGTGTTTCTTAAGTTAGTTTAATGCTTTGTAAGACATTATTGTTTAATTATGAATGCTTGGGATGTAATGTGATATATTTGTTGTCTTGTGAGCTTCAATGTGGATGCAAAGATTTAGGGGGAGCTCTCTACTTGCTTTAATGCACACTTTTAGGGGGAGCTTTTACTAAATCTTTGCACCAAAATCATCTATTATATTCATTCTCTCTTGTGATCTAATCGTATTGTCATCAATcacaaaaagggggagattgaaagtACATCTAGGCCCCTAATTATTTTAatgattgattacaatgcgattagagaggactaacactTTTATTCAAGtaaatgtgaaggttgttatgtcctcgACATGTTGTAATGAGATGCATACCCCATGAATGCGACATCACGATGCAATGCGGCAATGatcaaatggtatattgtatcTTTTACCTTACATTGTGTCGTAGGAAtgtcgtactattaagagggataccacatgcatattaTTGGTAGaatactagtgctcaaaatgcttcatctttgtgtgagttgaaaaacctaagtcaaaatttcaatcccgagttgtttcacttgtcacaacacttacaccgggtttctttgcaagtttttcaacatctcttgaaggttttggaccatgttttatgttgggtttgatagcccacaaaactagctttccatagagtccaagatcttcgaaatcggagttcggagtaaaaagttattgcagttttacttgagcaacatcaaACTATCCGatgtatcggactatccgatttttcacagaacttcactctctgtcttgatttgaaaaaatcctatcgagtgagtttttctaagtatcggagtatccgatgttggatcagatagtccgatgatacagagactccaaaatttcatagaacttgagtctctgtttgaggacgaagtttttgcttctaaaatatcagatactccgatttaacatcagatagtccgatgtcaTGGAAAGtccgaaatttcatggaacttcgttctctgtttctcgttgccttggaggtttaaaatatcggactatccgatcttGTATCAGACTATCCGACGTGGGCTAAAATATTCCCCTCCAATGGCCACATTTTTCGGGGGTCTATAAATACCTCCCAcctaacccttttctagggttacccaactcatttcattctcattcactttggtttgagcttggtgctaaggtgctttggatctttgagctctttctccctctctcaaatccctCCTTGTTCTTTGCgtggtggatcttggtggttgtggatttggtgtttgagggcctagtatgtgtttcactcgatcttgagcactagggtttgaccaagagttgtgtggtgtttgctcttggaggttgaggactcctagacggctaggtgtcactcccgagccaccgatctacgtgtggttggccgagagaagtttgtgaaggccggatctcgcctccgcaaggaaagagataccccttagtggaaggaggagtgcttagtgcaacctcttgaggaaagggttagcaaagacccggctcttagtgagctcctcaacggagagtagaatcccctcaaggatttgaactccgggaacaacTTCGTGAACTTCATCATTGGTGATCTCCCTTCATCCTCCTTTTAGCTTTGCTTAATTGTGCCGCTATAGATCTAGTCGCTGTTTGTGCTTTACTCTTGTTTGTGTGATAGATCTACTTGTTGTGCTTCATTGGTGgtctgatccaacatcagactatctgatattttcggatagtctgaCTGTGGATCAGACTTTTCGACCTTATTTCAGTTTTAGCTTTCGCACAAAGTTTTAAATtcgcctccccccccccccccacaccccAAGGCCTAATTGACCATTTCAGCTGCTACTCGCTTTGCTCGGACGTGCCGGAGAGAAGGAGATcagggagaagagaagataaTGGGATTAGGGACATGCCGGAACAGCTGCAATCTAGGACGGCCATTCTCTCTCCCGCATTGGGTCGCCTGTGCTGCTCGCTAGGACTTCTAGCTTGGCTGGGCCGCCACGTCTTCACGGGCTGGCACTATCGGCTGGGCCGCTGTGCACTAGCACAAGCACTTGTATGCCGCACAGTGCAGGCCGGTTCGAGCCTTTTAGGCCGAAATCagtttattttttaagcaactgatttaattaattttagaattacAGAAACTTATTTGTCACTATTTTAAGACATTCAAAATTGTTGGGAAATTATGATCAATTATTTGGTCACTcagtaaattatttttagataaatgaAAGTGCATGTTTCTTTGCCATTGCGGATGGCTTTtaccttttttcttttgcagaGGATGGTTAAGTCAAATCTATAActgccccccctcccccattTGTGAAAATTTGTGAAAGTTGGAATATGTTCAAAGTGTAGAAAATTTGAAATATCTCACGCATGAATTATAAAGTTTGAGATACGACATGAATCTGAATGTGTATACAATATGAAATATGTTTTGATATTTCCCTGTATAAAATTTGGAGATATTTGTGAGGTGTGTACAAATTTAAGATTTTTATGCAGCAATCTTAACCATTCATATTTAGCCGATATTCagccggtgcaacgcacgggcatattTGCTAGTGAAAGGAAACAATCATAAAAGATATAAAACCGTCTACATGTGTTATCTGCATATTTATTCAAATAAAATACAAGAAGTAGCGGATATTACAATAAAATATTCCCCTAAACAAGATAATCAAAAAGTAACATGAAATAATAGAACGATGTAAATTGATAGCTGCAAGCAAAAAGAACAAGCTTACTGCATCAAACACTGGGTAGCGACTGTGATGGTGGAAAACCAGTGTAAAGATAGGCTTCGCTGACAGTACCAGAACATATCTCAGAGAACCTCCCAAGCTGCATGGTCTTGATATCAAACATGAAATACATAGCATTCTGCTGAACTGGATCTCCCAAGTTCTGCTTGGGGTGATCAAGCTTTATAAATAAGTAACATTCAGATGCACCTATGATGCCTCTAAATCGATAGCCCCATTCCTCAGGCAAGTTAATTTTGCTCTGCAGTTGCCACCGGTCACTGAAATACATGAACTTATAAAAATACAGGACACATCGTTTATCTGACCGGAAAACATCTGCGACAACAACGATagtccatccatccattgatTCCAGAGTGATAATCTGATTACTGAACATCATTGCGCGGCCTGAAAGGACAGGAGAGATATCCACAACCAAGAACTCCATTCGGCGAGTGTCTAATACAAGCCACCTATGGGTGAGGGTTATCATCCAGTAGAAGCACCCATGAGCATGGTTGCGCTGTCCGAGTCGAACGCCCATGACTCTCCTCGTACTCAAAGCATAGTGTTCGGGAGGTGAAAGAGCACGCCACTGTTGGGATTCAGATGAAAAGAAGAACGCGACCAGCTTCCCTCGGCAGCACGCCATCCAGATCACAGCGAACAATGGCTCCTCGCCTCCTGCGTCACTGCCGCAAGATGCCAGGAAGATCTCGCTACTGCGGGATTGCagaccaccatcgccgccgcactGGAGGTATGGATTTTGGACGGAGGCGGCAAGGTCGTCGGGTATGGGCGGGAGCAGAACGTACCGCCGGAAGAGGGGGTCGCAGACAGCGACATCGGTGAAGGCGGTGgagccgccggcgagcgcgcggtCGAGGAGGAACCGGCCGTCGCGGTGGTCGCGGAGGAGCCAGGCGCGGGCGGGcggagggaggaaggagaaggcgaagtccgcggcgagggcgagggcgcgggcggcgggggccGACGGGTGCGGGGGCATGGCGgggtggaaggcggcggcgccgtcggggCACAGGAcgccgagcggcagcggcgcgtggAGCGAGCGGAAGCGGCGGAGGAACCGCGGGGAGGTGGCGATGCGGCAGAAGGAGCTGCACGCCGCGGAGGCCCGCGCGAGGTCGCACGACGAGGGCACGCGGACGAGGATCTCGGCGAGGACGTCGTCGGTGAGAGCTGGCAGCCCGgccattggcggcggcggcggatcggtAGCAGGTGGGGATCGGCAGCAGGTGGGTATGGCTACAGGGATGTGCTACGACCGCTTGCTTTGGTGGTCGGTTCTTTTCGTGCTGCGCGGCCTCTGACGGCAAATGGGCCGGGTTGATGAGACTAGAAGGtcataggaaaaagtacaccgaaggtccctcaacttgtcatcgaattacaaatcGTGcttaaaccgcaaaaccgggtacaacTTGTCCCCCAACTTACCAAACCAGTATAAACTAGGTGCCTTGGCGGTTTTGACTCTGGTTTTGTCCaacgtggcagctgactcagcgtgggacccacgtgggtcccacatgtcagccccttcttcccctccactctcttcctcttccctcttcttctctccctttgCTCCTGGCATGGTGGAGGCGGAATTGACAACGGAGGTGTGGAATTGGGAATCGGCAGCGGTGGAAGCCGAATCGGTGGAGGCGGAATCGACGGCTGAGacggaatcggcggcggcggaagccgAATCAGTGGaggcggaatcggcggcggcggaaaccGAATCGGTGGAGGCGGAATCGACGGCTGAGGCGGAATCGGCGACGGCGGAAGCCGAATCGATGAACGCGGAATCGACAGCGGaggcggaatcggcggcggcggaagtcgAATCGCCGTGCCTCTGTTCCCCACAGCAAGCGCCGCTCTGCCGCCTTCGCCTGGCTTGGGAGCCCCGAAGCCCGTCCCCGCCGGCCTCGTCCGCCTCTGCCAACGGACCCagtgccgccacctccgcctccttgAGCCCCTTCCCTGCATCGGAACGTTGTTCCCCTTCTTCCACCGCAAGCTAGAGCCGCCGAACTCTGGTGCAAGCTCCGCCGCTCGACGCCCATCCGAGCGCGACCTCGCCGTGCCAATCTCCTTCCACCAGTGCCCGAATCCCGCTAGCCCCGAGGTCTCCTACGCGTCCGCGGTCGTCGCCAGTCCGATCTGCTCCAGCGTTGTCGCCGCCTCTACCTCCTTGAGCCCATCACCATGGAcctcccaccaccgccgcctagcTCTCCCCCTGCGGCTGCCGGCCGCGCCCATCTCCACCCTCGCCGGCCGTCTCCTGCTCCTCCCCGCAGGCCGACGGCCGTGCCCagctcctctcccgccggccgtCGGCCGCGCCCAGCTGCTACCCCGTCGCCCGCGCCTAGCTGCTCTCCGTCACCATCTCCGTGGAAAGGgatgagagaggaagagagaggaggggaagaaggggctgacatgtgggacccacttgggtcccacgctgagtcagctgccacgtcagataaaaccggagtcaaaaccaccgagggacctagtttgcactggttttataagttgggggacgtgttgtatccggttttacggtttatggacgattttgtaattcgatgacaagttgaggggcggtgtactttttccaaggtCATAAAGCGTTGTCCTGCTCCGCCACCTAGACGCATCTAGGAGGCCCATGTGTACTTGGTAATTGGAGTTTTCTCTTTTTTGATGGTTAGGACGAAAACGTACTCTTTTAATTATTACTCACTCGCTTATTGCATCTCAAGTAAATTAGTTATATgtaaatttgaaaaaataataaaatagattAGTGCGTAACATATCAATTCTAAAATTCgaattttataaattataacaaaataaTGAATTTTACTATGAATTTTATACAAGTTAGagttaatttgttatttttattacaatATGTATAGTTGATTTAAACTTGCATATTTCTTATAGAGTGATATATTATAAATCGAGTAAAATACACGGCCGGTCCTTAAAGTTGGAGCGaggtgtcacttaggtccatgATCTTCAAAAACCGACATTACGATCCTTGATCTTGTTTTAGTGACTTATTGAGATCCAAAAGACCTTTGTCTAGGTTGACTGGCTTACGTGGCGGTCCAGCGTGGCAATATAATTGCATTTTGCCCCCCCCCCATTTGCTTCCCCGTGTTCGATCGAACCCCTTCATCGCGTGGCGCACGCAGGAACGCACTGACGGCGGCATGCACCAACACGTGCACATGCGGTACCCCGTCGATGGCTACCGTGCTCACTTGCCGCCGGCCTCCTAGGTCCACCGGCGCTCCCGTATTCATGGTGGTCAACGCCAGCGCGTAGCTGTAGtcatgccgcgccgccgccgctactaaCGGCGCCACGAGCGCCAGTAGCAAGCAGCACACTAGCATGACACGCGCGAGTGGCGGCAGAGGTGGCGCACGGGAGACGACGAGGCCGAGCAAAACGTAGTGCCGCCGGCCtctccgcctcctctctctccacctgcGTTCGCCACCGGccaccctcctcctctttctccgcGTGCGCTCGCCATCGGCCTCCCTCCCAGTACGCGTGTGGCCCCTCCCACCCGCTCACCTGCTCCTCTGCTCCGCCCGCGTCCGGAGTCACTGCtagcccgtcgtcgccgcttcgCAGCCGCCCTCGCCCGCCGACGCTGCCACTCTGCTTGTTCCAGCTACCGGTGGCGATGCTGCTTGCACGGCTCCAGCAGCGGCTACTTTGTCCACGGGCGGCCCTCGGCCGGCCGCGCTGCCACCACGTTCGAGCTGTTGTGCACCCCCGTCCTCTTCGCTCTCCCTTGTGCTACTGCCATCGCCGCCCCCCCCCTTCTcttgcgtcgtcgccgccgtcgcgtcaccggatctcatctccctcctcgccccacACCCCTACTTGTCTCCTCCCCACCCATCTGTAGCCTCCTCGGGCCCATCTTTGGCCGCCACCATGCTTCCCCGCTGCAGCCGCCGACCGCTGTCGCAgcgtcgccctcctcttctctcccggTTCACCTGCCGGCCTTttgttaatgccaaaatttggtaagcccgaagTTATCATTGGCTTatagtcagtatcggcttcagagtcttGGAATCGATCGATGGGAGTCATCAAATCGCTATTAGTcgtgttcttggtggagtcggatcaaCTAAAGGAAATATATCCagaagagtccgagttcaaggaggatgcgacatggcaagttatctattaattaggaatagtttgttagttttcttttatctttagggaagtttctttcttgtccgacaaggactagtatctacccatgggtataaatatgtgcacccagggtcattgtaatcaatctctcgatcaatacaactactctcggcgcatcgccaccctctttaccaaggtttttacttatcattcGACGGAACTTGTCACCtaacgcggggctgcatcgacTTTCGATCtacggcgaaggggtaagtcctacgttccgctagccctggtgaatctatcggcttcattggtgttgttcaaggctgtaTTGCTttgatctcttggatcgctctggtttggttgatatatttgcctacctgatatctcaattctatctctaattatattgtgtttagagacgcatcggtttagttgagACTGTCTCAGTTAGGTtcgatcttctgtcttagccgatatatctctacaatcacaatgctgatgtaaatagatttgttatatccatcacattaggcagatctatcggctcatcgagtattattAGGTttgacctactagattgttgttgataatataagtttTGTTAAGCCGATATGTTCATGCtagtgttttatcggggtgctagccgataagttatctgaacgttgcatcggcttataaggattgcatatgaATATaaattggatttagccgatgacaacaaaggtttcattgatctatctaatcttgtggattttatgacatcggacctccagccgatgtatgttttaaccttcggatcaatacttgttctactatatcatattgttagctgattggtttctactggattatattgctatattatattatcaccagccgattgccttcatatcattatatacattggacatatagccgattgctcaaaaccctatcactatcggctggtatcggcattggTTGGAATTGCTCCATCGGCtggtcagccgatcggctcattgatctgcTGTTTGTatgtcttgtcagttgcaggattaaACTGACTGGCCAaccgcatctcatcaacctttggacctgcactggagctaagcagatctcccagggcagtgtgtgtttttcgcatcaacatcTTTGCACCCGCTGCTTTGCCCACTGCCGCTCCGCTCGCAACCCGCCACCACGCTTgcccaccgccgctgctcccgccgcctgCCGACGGCAACCATGCTCCCTACCACCGGCCTCCCAGGCCCACCGGTGCTCCTGTTGGATCGAACACGGGGAAGCAAAAGAGGGGGAGGGCAAAATACAAATATGTTGCCACGCTAGACCGCTACGTAAGCCAGTCAACCCGGTTATATGTCCTTTGGACCTCAATGAGTCACTTAAACAAGATGGGGGACCCCCAATGCCGATTTTTCAAGATCATGGACCTAAGTGATACCTCGCTCCAACTTTAAGGACCGGCTGTGTATTTTACTCTTATAAATTCTTATATCATATGTCCAGTATATATGATCCTTATGATGCTGCTGGTGCAAAGTGCTTACTATAGGTAATATGTAGTATTATTAACTACACAATCTCACATTCAACAAACGAAAGTAAAATGCATACAAGAGAGTTGTTGGATTACCTGGGATCGACATAGGCGTGGAACTCTCGGTGGCACATATTGGTATAATGGAGAGTTATATGCTGTTTTGCCTTTTACCAGTGCTAAATGCTATAAGGCTGCCTGTGATTATactatgcatgtatatatgcactTGTGCTCCTGGTGATGCTAACCGAATAGGACTTGGTATAATTCAAACAAGTCCTATTCGGCCCAAACGGAAACTAATGTACCAAGTCCTATTCAGCCCAAATGGAAATGGACAGGAGTTTGTTTCCTATTTTTG
This window of the Oryza sativa Japonica Group chromosome 4, ASM3414082v1 genome carries:
- the LOC4335323 gene encoding uncharacterized protein, whose translation is MAGLPALTDDVLAEILVRVPSSCDLARASAACSSFCRIATSPRFLRRFRSLHAPLPLGVLCPDGAAAFHPAMPPHPSAPAARALALAADFAFSFLPPPARAWLLRDHRDGRFLLDRALAGGSTAFTDVAVCDPLFRRYVLLPPIPDDLAASVQNPYLQCGGDGGLQSRSSEIFLASCGSDAGGEEPLFAVIWMACCRGKLVAFFFSSESQQWRALSPPEHYALSTRRVMGVRLGQRNHAHGCFYWMITLTHRWLVLDTRRMEFLVVDISPVLSGRAMMFSNQIITLESMDGWTIVVVADVFRSDKRCVLYFYKFMYFSDRWQLQSKINLPEEWGYRFRGIIGASECYLFIKLDHPKQNLGDPVQQNAMYFMFDIKTMQLGRFSEICSGTVSEAYLYTGFPPSQSLPSV